The proteins below come from a single Thermopolyspora flexuosa genomic window:
- a CDS encoding urease subunit beta yields MSATGISGAPGEIVFGRGGIPLNPGRERRTVRVVNTADRPIQVGSHYHFAAANPGLEFDREAAWGMRLDVPAGTAVRFEPGVARDVTLVPISGRRVVPGLRPEWAGPLDRGSDG; encoded by the coding sequence ATGAGCGCCACCGGCATCAGCGGCGCGCCCGGCGAGATCGTCTTCGGCCGCGGCGGAATCCCGCTCAACCCGGGCCGCGAGCGCCGTACCGTCCGGGTGGTGAACACCGCGGACCGGCCGATCCAGGTCGGCTCGCACTACCACTTCGCCGCCGCCAACCCGGGGCTGGAGTTCGACCGCGAGGCCGCCTGGGGCATGCGCCTCGACGTGCCCGCCGGCACCGCGGTCCGGTTCGAGCCGGGGGTGGCGCGCGACGTCACGCTGGTACCGATCAGCGGCCGGCGGGTCGTTCCGGGCCTGCGCCCGGAGTGGGCCGGGCCGCTCGACAGGGGGTCCGATGGCTGA
- the urtA gene encoding urea ABC transporter substrate-binding protein encodes MRKTTWPVVLRVGALVVASIVGLAACGSGTSQTEGGAAGGGAGAGDTIKVGILHSLSGTMAISEVTVKDAEMLAIEEINAAGGVLGKKLEPIVEDGASDWPTFAEKADKLITQDKVATVFGGWTSASRKAMLPVFERRKALLWYPVQYEGLESSPYIFYTGATTNQQIVPALDYLKEEGKKRIFLVGSDYVFPRTANKIIKAYAAANGMEILGEEYTPLGHTEYSTLVNKIVDAKPDAVFNTLNGDSNVAFFKQLKSAGVTAEDTPVMSVSIAEEEVKGIGVDNIAGHLVAWNYYQTTDLPENEAFVKAFKARYGEDRVTSDPMEAGYNAVYLWAEAVKKAGTTEVEAVKKAAAGISLKRPEGTVTIDGENQHLYKTARIGVIEKDGLIREVWNSGEPIKPDPYLKTYSWAGGLS; translated from the coding sequence TTGCGGAAAACAACCTGGCCGGTCGTGTTGAGAGTCGGCGCGCTCGTCGTCGCGTCGATCGTCGGTCTCGCCGCGTGCGGGAGTGGAACGAGCCAGACCGAGGGTGGGGCCGCCGGCGGCGGAGCCGGCGCCGGGGACACGATCAAGGTCGGCATCCTGCACTCGCTGAGCGGGACGATGGCGATCAGCGAGGTCACCGTGAAGGACGCGGAGATGCTCGCCATCGAGGAGATCAACGCGGCGGGCGGCGTGCTCGGCAAGAAGCTCGAGCCGATCGTCGAGGACGGCGCATCGGACTGGCCGACGTTCGCCGAGAAGGCCGACAAGCTCATCACCCAGGACAAGGTCGCCACCGTGTTCGGCGGCTGGACCTCGGCGAGCCGCAAGGCGATGCTGCCGGTCTTCGAACGGCGCAAGGCGCTGCTGTGGTACCCGGTCCAGTACGAGGGCCTGGAGAGCTCGCCGTACATCTTCTACACCGGCGCCACCACCAACCAGCAGATCGTCCCGGCGCTCGACTACCTGAAGGAGGAGGGGAAGAAGCGGATCTTCCTCGTCGGCAGCGACTACGTCTTCCCCCGCACCGCCAACAAGATCATCAAGGCGTACGCGGCGGCGAACGGCATGGAGATCCTCGGTGAGGAGTACACGCCGCTCGGCCACACCGAGTACAGCACCCTGGTGAACAAGATCGTCGACGCCAAGCCGGACGCGGTGTTCAACACCCTCAACGGCGACAGCAACGTGGCGTTCTTCAAGCAGCTCAAGAGCGCCGGGGTGACCGCCGAGGACACGCCGGTGATGTCGGTGAGCATCGCCGAGGAGGAGGTCAAGGGCATCGGCGTCGACAACATCGCCGGCCACCTGGTGGCGTGGAACTACTACCAGACCACCGACCTGCCGGAGAACGAGGCCTTCGTCAAGGCGTTCAAGGCCCGGTACGGCGAGGACCGGGTGACCTCCGACCCGATGGAGGCCGGCTACAACGCGGTCTACCTGTGGGCCGAGGCGGTCAAGAAGGCCGGCACCACCGAGGTGGAGGCGGTCAAGAAGGCCGCGGCCGGCATCTCCCTGAAGCGCCCCGAGGGCACGGTCACGATCGACGGTGAGAACCAGCACCTGTACAAGACGGCGCGCATCGGCGTCATCGAGAAGGACGGCCTGATCCGGGAGGTGTGGAACTCCGGCGAGCCGATCAAGCCCGACCCGTACCTGAAGACCTACTCCTGGGCGGGCGGCCTGAGCTGA
- a CDS encoding urease subunit gamma codes for MRLTPHEQERLLIHVAASLARERRARGLRLNHPEATAIIAAYLLEGARDGQSVADLMEGGRKVLRREDVMEGVPEMLESVQVEATFPDGTKLVTVHNPIP; via the coding sequence ATGCGGCTCACTCCACATGAACAGGAGCGTCTGCTCATTCACGTCGCCGCGAGCCTGGCGCGGGAGCGCAGGGCCCGCGGGCTGCGCCTCAACCATCCCGAGGCGACCGCGATCATCGCCGCCTACCTGCTGGAGGGCGCGCGGGACGGGCAGAGCGTGGCCGACCTGATGGAGGGCGGGCGCAAGGTGCTGCGCCGCGAGGACGTCATGGAAGGCGTGCCCGAGATGCTCGAGTCGGTGCAGGTCGAGGCGACCTTCCCCGACGGCACGAAGCTGGTCACCGTCCACAACCCGATCCCATGA